One genomic region from Apodemus sylvaticus chromosome 1, mApoSyl1.1, whole genome shotgun sequence encodes:
- the LOC127680589 gene encoding putative olfactory receptor 56B2, with protein MFQILRDFNSSRFQVSEFILMGFPGIHSWQHWLSLPLATLYVLALIANTLIVTVIYQEASLHQPMYHFLGILAVVDMGLATTIMPKILAILWFNAKAISFNECFAQMYAIHFFVAMESGIFVCMAIDRYVAICRPLRYSSIVTESFVVKATVFMALRNCVAPMSVPVLAAQRNYCSRNQINHCFCTNLGVTSLACDDRKINSINQLFLAWAVMGSDLGLIMVSYALILRSVLKLNSAEAASKALSTCTSHLILILFFYTVIIVMSITHSAKMSIPVIPVLLNVLHNVIPPALNPMVYALKNKELKQGLYKVLRLDAKGG; from the coding sequence ATGTTCCAGATTCTCAGAGACTTCAACAGCTCTAGGTTCCAGGTGTCTGAGTTCATTCTCATGGGATTTCCAGGTATCCACAGCTGGCAGCACTGGCTCTCCCTGCCCCTGGCTACACTCTATGTCTTGGCTCTCATTGCCAACACCCTTATCGTGACTGTCATTTACCAAGAGGCATCACTACACCAGCCTATGTACCATTTCCTAGGCATCCTTGCTGTTGTGGACATGGGCCTGGCAACTACTATAATGCCCAAGATTTTAGCTATCTTATGGTTCAATGCTAAGGCTATCAGTTTCAATGAGTGCTTTGCTCAGATGTATGCCATACATTTTTTTGTTGCCATGGAGTCAGGTATCTTTGTCTGCATGGCTATAGATAGGTATGTGGCCATTTGCAGACCACTGAGATACTCTTCAATAGTTACTGAATCTTTTGTGGTCAAAGCAACTGTGTTTATGGCCCTCAGAAATTGTGTGGCTCCCATGTCAGTGCCTGTGTTGGCTGCTCAGAGAAATTACTGTTCCCGGAATCAAATCAACCACTGTTTTTGTACTAACCTGGGGGTCACTAGCCTTGCTTGTGATGACAGGAAAATTAACAGCATCAACCAGCTATTCCTGGCTTGGGCAGTGATGGGGAGTGACCTTGGTTTAATTATGGTTTCCTATGCTTTGATTCTTCGGTCTGTGCTAAAGCTGAACTCTGCAGAAGCTGCATCTAAAGCCTTAAGTACCTGTACTTCGCACCTCATCCTAATCCTTTTCTTCTACACTGTTATCATTGTCATGTCCATCACCCACAGTGCAAAAATGTCAATTCCTGTCATCCCAGTTCTGTTGAATGTGCTGCACAATGTTATTCCCCCTGCTCTGAACCCCATGGTGTATGCTCTTAAGAACAAAGAGCTCAAACAAGGCTTATACAAGGTGCTTAGGCTGGATGCCAAAGGAggctaa